In a single window of the Bactrocera dorsalis isolate Fly_Bdor chromosome 2, ASM2337382v1, whole genome shotgun sequence genome:
- the LOC105223651 gene encoding allatostatin-A — translation MSTHQHTIQRTLYAPTLLLATSAAFLALIAYADAKSTGIVLTQQQQQQPNTLLSEIDNDDMRDNDLGDGANYDKRMERYAFGLGRRAYTYTNGGNGMKRLPVYNFGLGKRARPYSFGLGKRGEYDEDQYIDDLLNGNANEMAFFDEKRNRPYSFGLGKRSLQEPPPHRYGFGLGRR, via the exons ATGTCCACCCACCAGCACACCATCCAACGCACCCTGTATGCGCCGACATTATTGCTCGCCACCTCAGCCGCTTTTTTAGCGCTCATCGCTTACGCTGACGCAAAATCGACGGGCATAGttttaacacaacaacaacaacagcaaccaaatACACTACTCAGCGAAATCGATAATGACGATATGCGAGACAATGATTTGGGCGATGGCGCGAACTATGACAAACGCATGGAACGTTATGCATTCGGCTTGGGACGTCGCGCCTACACATACACCAACGGCGGCAACGGGATGAAACGTCTGCCAGTCTACAATTTCGGTCTGGGCAAACGCGCAAGGCCCTACTCGTTCGGATTGGGCAAGCGTGGTGAATATGATGAAGATCAGTACATCGATGACTTGTTGAATGGCAACGCTAACGAAATGGCATTTTTTG ACGAGAAACGCAACCGACCCTACAGCTTTGGTTTGGGCAAACGCTCGCTGCAAGAGCCACCACCACACCGATACGGTTTCGGCCTGGGACGCCGTTAA
- the LOC105223652 gene encoding clumping factor B, with protein sequence MKSYLVLICSALLVGAFCVVYAAPSQNANPGEPAPGPLIFPPYSLNPPRIPKPIPDVEETSESISESASDSDSSSDSDSSSSESSSEENDGGKPEGRTLFLILRLLQLLSQQNSTSSG encoded by the exons atgaagtCCTACTTAGTACTGATTTGTAGCGCTCTTCTTGTTGGAGCGTTCTGTGTTGTATACGCTGCACCCAGCCAAAACGCAAATCCTGGGGAACCTGCTCCGGGTCCTTTGATTTTCCCACCGTACAGCCTTAATCCTC caAGAATTCCAAAGCCAATTCCCGACGTAGAGGAAACGTCCGAGAGCATCAGCGAGTCGGCCTCGGACAGTGATTCGTCTTCAGACAGCGACAGTAGCAGTAGCGAGTCTTCATCGGAGGAAAATGATGGGGGAAAACCTGAAGGACGTACCTTGTTCCTCATCCTACGCCTATTGCAATTGCTCTCTCAACAGAACTCGACCTCTTCGGGCTAA
- the LOC125776274 gene encoding uncharacterized protein LOC125776274, whose translation MKFYLLTIFAITTLWALLAFTPSANAQEKKEFGEPRSLGPRPIKSPLFSLLDFLRANTSISLEFSISGNITETTLPVNTSSSLTFDILGNLTSTGPAFPPFPFPFPLPVLFFQQLDWTALCLKSNYLNLISAVDSDDDVSPRVQDVDVKAPLVREPRGASF comes from the exons ATGAAATTCTATCTCTTAACGATTTTTGCCATAACGACCTTGTGGGCTCTATTGGCGTTTACTCCGTCGGCAAATGCgcaagaaaaaa AGGAGTTCGGAGAACCCCGAAGCCTTGGACCTAGACCAATTAAATCTCCACTCTTCAGCCTATTAGATTTCCTAAGAgctaatacaagtatat ctCTCGAATTCAGCATTAGTGGAAATATTACTGAAACCACCTTACCAGTCAATACTTCCTCCT CTCTCACGTTTGACATCTTAGGAAATTTGACTTCGACTGGTCCTGCTTTCCCGCCATTCCCTTTTCCATTCCCTCTTCCCGTTCT CTTCTTCCAGCAACTTGACTGGACCGCCCTTTGCTTAAAAagcaattatttaaatttaatttcagctGTTGACTCTGATGACGATGTTAGTCCACGTGTGCAGGATGTAGATGTCAAGGCGCCACTTGTAAGAGAGCCACGTGGTGCTTCCTTTTGA